The DNA segment CAGTTGAGCCAATAAGATTAAATAGGCCTCCCCGATGCTCTCATCCTTCTTTTTAAACCTGTACCTAAGCATGACAACATATGGAACCCATTTGCCCCGGATTCGGTAAAGAATCCAGCCGATAAATGCGAGAAAAACGAGAAGGAAAACGCCCATCTTCCAATTGCTTTTAAAAGCGGTAGCTATATTTTCCCACATTTTAGTAAAATTGAATGTACTTTCTGAATCCTTTTTTGTATTTGGATCTTCCTTTTCTTCCTTTTGCGGTTTCTGTGCTAATGGAGGCGTAGCTCCTGGATTGTTTGCAGAATTCCCTACAGCTTCGTAGTTGATAATGATCTCATTACTAAAGCCCTTGGTCGGTTCAAATGGAACCCATCCTTGGTTCGGAAAGTAAACCTCTACCCAAGAGTGGGCATTATTGTTGGTCACCTCGTAAACCTGTTCACCTGAATCCTCATCACTATATTGGAGAAAATCACCGCCCGTATAACCCTTTACCCAACGGGTTGGAATCCCCAATGTTCGAAGCATAATCGCCATCGAGGATGAGAAATTGTCACAGTATCCCCTTTTGGTATCAAATAAGAACTGATCCACATAATCATCGTTTTCACCAGGTACCGCTACATTTTTTTGGTCATAGGAATATTCCGTTTTCCCAAAGTAACTTTCCACGGCTTTTGCTTTTTCGAACCAATTTGATTTTTCCCTCGTGATTTCTTCGGCTAACACTTTCACTCGTTCTGGCAATGCCTCAGGCACCTGCGTATACTTTTTATAAAACTCCGGGTTCATGTCATTCGGATTGAAGCTTGTTGTTTTGATTAAATCAGTTGCTTTATATTTTGGCTTTTCAAATGCTAAGGTAAACACCTTTGGTGCAGCAGGCCGGTTGTCATTTTTGAAGAAACTAATCCTCTCATTGGTGGTATCAATGAAAAATTTATTCCCATCTGGATCTTGCGGGAGCATTTTCACTATTTTTTTAATACCTGCAGGATACATAATATAGTTGTACTTATAATTGACATGTGCCCTGACAATTACAGATTCTTTAATTGTCTCCACCGTATCTGGATAAGAAAAAACAGGGACAAGGTCTTCTTGACGAAATGAGATGGGTGTTGATCCAGATGCAAGCCAGCCCTTTCCTGTATAAGTGTCCTTTGTCTCCATCTTCCAGTACGTTTTACCATTTGCTTGATATTGAAAGGCCGGGCTACTGTCACCAATAAATGGGCCACCTAATACCGAATCATCCGTGCCATAGCCAATACGGTGGACCCCACCAGCACTTTCCTTCTTATCCTTATCATTATTAGCAGTCAGATACGGAACCGGGTCCGGCCAAATAGGGGCCGCCTTAGGAGCGGCAATCCCTACAAGCACACTAACAGCAATCATTATTGCCAGCGGTGCCATCCATTTACGAACAAAGGAGGGATGATAAGAGACATTTTCCCTATGTATAATTCGTGAAAAGGTTAGCATCCCCATCACAGCAAATCCTGCCACAACAGTACGCACAATGGCTATTTTTGCACTATAGGGTGTAAATGTGTCCAGTACGGTGATATAAACCAAAGTCATAAAGAAAAAGATAAAAATTCTCTGCCTATTTAACAGCCAATAATGGATTAAGTAAACCATTAGCCATAACAAAACAAAAAACAACAATGAACGAAATTCATTCGTGATATCATTCCATTGGCGGGTAAAAAGCAGACCGATATTATAAGCAATATCGCCGAAAAAGCTCTTCACCCAACTTGCATGGAAAAATCCTTCTTCATAATGTAATTGGTTAATTGAAAATAAAATATAAACAATTTTAATCAGAAACTGCCAGATCCACTTCAGATTTAAATAGGAAATAACAAAAGAAATCAATAGAAAAACAATAAACATTTCGATATTTTCCGTGTTGGTTAATTTTTCTATTGGCCTAAGCCATTCCCACAGAAGTATAAACCCTAACATGTTTAATAAAAACGAAGGGATATCCCTTTTCATTATCGCGTCACCTCCGAAAAAACAGCAGCAAAATTACCTTCATGAACGAGTACAATGCGAATACCTCGTGCATTCGCGACGGCAATAAGCGAGCGTTCCTCTTCTGATGGTGACTCCTTTAGACCCTTAATGAGAAAAAGAGCAATTGAGCCCTTTCTTTGTCCAAGAAAACTTGCTTTTTCAATGAGCGATTTAGTTAATTGGGCCGTAACAAGCATAAACGAAACGGTCTGTTGAATAAAAAACGCTTCTTTCTCTAGCACTTTTTCAAAGGAACGTAAGCTTTTTGCTTCTATTTTTGCTAAATGATAAAAAAGCTGCTGCAGATGCTGCTCTCCCCCTCGTATAGGAAAAGAAGCCCGCTCCTTACTAAAGGTTAACAGCCCCGTCTGTGCTCCTTTTTTTAGAACGGCACGTAGAAGAGAGGCTGTAAAGGAAACGACCGCTTCAAAGCGTTGATCTGGCACACAATCCATGATAACGAATACGTCATGTGACTGCCGCTGTTCGAACTCCTTCGTCATAATCACATTTCGTTTAGCGGAGGCTTTCCAGTTAATCCAGGAGAAACGGTCTCCCGGCTGATAGTCCCTTACACCCACTGCCATTGAGGTATCGCGCTGGACCCGCTCGCGTGAAGCGGTTAACCCTTGATCATATTGATTTTCAAATGGTCTGTACAATAGCTCTGTGTAAGCAGGATAGACGACAATTTTCCCTTCTACTGTAAACGTCTTTTCCTTTTCAAATAATCCAAGCGGGTCACCAATTCTCAATGAAAAGGATTGAAAGAAATGCTCTCCTCTTGGGAGCTTATTAATCGTATATTGATACGAAAATTCCTTTTTTAATCCTGGAAAAACAAGTGCCTTTGGCGAACTAGTCTTTTCTGCATATTTTAATGCATCATCTAAATGGTCTTCGACAAGCAAATAAAAAAGCGGAAACGAATTTCTCCTTTTGATCGTGACGGTTACCTTCAAGGGTTCGCCAGCATTATAATCTGACTTTGGTAAAACCCGTGTGACCTCAAGCTCGTTTAAGGAATAAAAAGAGATCACGACACAGTAAATAGAAAATGGCAGAAAGCTATAAAATAAAAACCAGCTAACGAACCCTCCCTGAAACATGGCGTACGAGAAGGTGAGGCAAATCAAAAAAAGCAAAAGGATAAATCTCCAAATTTTTTTAAATGGATTCCACAACTTTTTCATCTTATTTCACAAGCCTTTGTACCGGTACAGGAACTCTTGCAACCACCCGGTTCACCACTTCTTCTGCAGAAATCCCTTCGAATTTGGCCTCTGACTTTAAGATAATCCGGTGGGATAAAACAAATGGAGCTAAATATTGAATATCATCTGGTAACACATAATCACGGCCAAACATAAACGCATAGGCTTGTGCCGCTTTCATCAGGGCAATCGATCCCCTTGGGCTTGCACCAAGGTACACACTTCCATGTCCCCTCGTCCGATTGACGATATCAACGATATAACGCTTGATACTGTCATCAACAAACACGTCTTTGATTTCTCTTTGTAAATTGAGCAGGCCTTCAAGGTCGACAGCAGGATAGAGATCCTCAATCGGCGGTACCTTTTGTGCTCGATTCAATACTTCCATTTCCTCGTGCAGCTCCGGATAACCCATCTTCATTTTTAACAGAAAGCGGTCCAGCTGCGCTTCCGGAAGGGGATATGTTCCTTCATATTCAATCGGATTTTGTGTCGCCATAACGAAGAATGGCTTTTTCAGTTTATGTGTCACTCCGTCAATGGTAACGCTGGCTTCCTCCATTCCCTCTAACAAGGCAGACTGAGTCTTCGGAGATGTCCGGTTGATTTCATCGGCAAGAATAATGTTACCCATTAATGGACCTGGACGAAATTGGAATTCCATTTCTTTCGGGTTATAAATTGAAACGCCCGTTACATCCGATGGCAATAAGTCCGGGGTAAATTGAATTCGACGAAAGTTAGCATTTACCGATTTGGCAAGTGCTCGAACCATCATTGTCTTCCCTACACCTGGAACGTCTTCTAATAACACGTGCCCTTCTGCCAGTAAAGCAACGAGGCTGAGTTCCGCGACGTTCCTTTTTCCAATCATAACCTTTTCAATGTTTGCTAGTATTTTCTCTATAGTGGGATTCATTTGTTCTAATGACAAGTTGACTCCTCCTTATTTAATCGACCATTTATCATTATGTATTCTCTATTTTCTGGAAATCTCCTGTATGTAAAGTCACACAATATTCAAAAACTGCATAATTAGTAGACGGAAGAAGGCTGGAAAATGTTTCAGCAGATGTTACCTTTAAATAATGGATCTGTTAAACTTGCCTGTTGATTTCCGCTCCAGGCACTTCGCTTTCCGTGGGTGTTTCGGCGAGCCTCCTCGGCGCTTGCGCCTGCGGGGTCTCCCCTGAACCATACTCCCACAGGAGTCTTCGTGCCTTCCGCTCCAATCAACAGGGTGTTACAATCAACACTGTTCTTTAACACAGCCTAAATAAAAATAGTTCCATCCTCTTCGCATGAATTATTGCAAAAAGGAAGGAACTACTTCGTCCATAATTTCGCCTGCCATTTCTATTTCAAATATTCCTTTTACTTTTTTTGAGGATGCTTTTCTGTTGAGTGTGATCATTTTGCAGTCTTGAAAAATAAAAAACTCTTCCTTTTGGTAAATGGGATACGCTCGATATTCATGCAAATCATGATAGTACACTCTTAATTCCAAGCTCTCATCGAAGCCTTCCTCGATGCATATGTTTAGTGAACCACTAAAGGCAGATGTGAGATTTGTTTTCCATAGAACGGTCTCTTTATAGCCCGGTAAAATAACAAAAGGTGCACATATGCAGTCCTTAATAATAATTGGATTTAGTTCACATTCCCCCACTGGAATGCAAGGTAGGAATTGGAGACCACAAATGCATTTCAAATCAAGAGTTATGCACGTTTCGGTAGGAACAAGGATCAACTGGTTAGAGCAGTGTTTACTTGGTTTTAATAGTGTTAAATTGATACAGCAGCCCTCTATAGAATGGATTAAAAAGAACTTTGTCATAAATGGTCTTCTTCTATACAAACCGCTACTATTTAAGATTTTACCCCCTTGCAGGTAAAATACTACTGGATAATGGCAGTACTCATCCATGATAACCTGTTTATGTTCTAACAATTGGATCATTTTAAAGCCCTTCCTATCTTCGTGGTCTGTACTTCATAACATCCTATGCATAAGACTAAGCGTTGGGACTGGGTGTCAACAAATATGGTTAAAAATCTATATGCAAAAAAGAACAGGCATTAATCTATTTGTCATAGAGTTTCCAATCTTTGTCCACTCACATATGATGAGGAGAAATCTATTAACAAGAGGTGACTAAATGCCAACCATTAGTCTTTGTATGATTGTTAAAAATGAAGAAGAAGTTTTGGCTAACTGTCTCCAAAGTGTTCAAAAAATCTGTGATGAAATTATTATCGTAGATACGGGATCTACTGATCGCACAAAGGAGATTGCCAAACAGTTTACAGACAAAGTATTGGACTTTGAATGGATTGATGATTTTTCAGCAGCGAGGAACTATGCCTTCAGCCATGCGACAATGGATTATATCCTGTGGCTGGACGCGGACGATGTGTTGCTCCCGGAGGATCAGGAGAAATTTCAGAAATTAAAAGCAGGGCTAGATTCAAGTGTCGATGCAGTGTCAATGATTTATGTTATCGACAGGGATGAATATGGGAACCCCTCTTTTCATTACAGAAGAAATCGCTTGGTGAAAAGAAGTAAGAACTTTAAATGGAACGGGCCGGTACATGAGTATCTGGATGTCGGCGGCAAGATCATCTTAGCAGATATTGCTGTGGAGCATAAAAAATATATCAAAAAAGCCAGTACTCACCTATCTGATAGGAATTTACGAATCTATGAAAATAGAATAAAAAAAGGCGAAGATTTTTCCCCAAGGGACTTATTTTACTATGCCAATGAGTTGCGTGATCATAAACAATATGAAAAAGCGATCATTTACTATAATGAGTTTCTTGTAGGTAAAAAGGGATGGGTAGAGGATAACATACGAGCTTGCCTTTATTTGGCCGATATCCACGCACGTAGAGGTGAAAAGGATGAGGAAATGGACGCCCTTTTAAAAACATTAGCTTATGATGTTCCACGCCCTGAAACTTGCTGCCGGTTAGGGGATCAGTTTAAAGCGAAAAAATACTATCAGACAGCCGTCTTCTGGTATGACATTGCCTATCAAAAGAAGAAAATCACTTCAGGCTTCCAAAACGAAGCCTATTCCACCTGGTACCCTCATCTTGCACTTTGTGTCTGCCACTGGGAACTGGGGAATGTAGAGAAATCAATTGAACATAATAAACTGGCAAAAAAATACCGTCCAAATGACAAGCAGGTTCTGTTCAATGAGAAGTTTTTTAATGATCATATGAAAAATAAAGGCAAAAAATAAGAGGGAATATGACCAATTCCCTCTTTTGCTTCGTGATTGATATCCTCCTATTTCATTCCGATACCGAGGTACTTCATGCCAAATTTTTCAACATCCCTTCGGTTTAACACATTTCTTCCATCCAATACCAAGCTACAGTTTTTAAAGTCTGAAAAGTCCAGTTTCTGATATTCATCATGATAGGCCTGGAGTATGATGGCGTCTATTTGATCGGCCTGCTGATTAGAGAAAGGAATGACCCCATATTTACTTATTTCATTTGCATCAAACAATGGGTCATCAACAAACACTTTTGCATCCTTCTCTCCTAATTCTTCTATCAGTAACAATGTAGAAGATTTTGTTGGTTCCTTTACATTTCCTCTAAACGATAATCCTAATATAAGGATTTTTTTATCTTTTAATTGACCAATGGTTTCTTCCGTTAACTCAACTGCATATTGTGCCATGTTATCGTTAATTTTCCTGGATAACGTTGTCAGCCCCTCCTGCATGCCGTTATTGATAAAGAAATATGGATATACAGGAATACAATGCCCTCCCACACCAACTCCCGGCAGATGGATATTGGAATAAGGTTCACTGTTTGCTGCTTTAATCACTTCCATGATATTAATGTCAAGCTTGTTTGCATAAACAGCAAGTTCATTAGCAAGTGCGATATTAACATCCCGATAGACACACTCAGCAACTTTAGTAAATTCAGCAGCTTCCAAACTGCTTACCTGTAAAATCTCACAGTTTAAACCCTTTTTATAAAAATCTGTTGCTAACTCTAGACTGGTTTTGTTATAGCCGCTTACCACTTTAGGATAGGAAGATAAATCTTTAATAATTCGGTTAGAATAGACTCTTTCAGGACTATAGGATAAGTAAAAATCCTCTCCCATCGTTAGCCCTGAAATTTTTTCAATCGTTTTGCCAAAACGATTTCTCGTATCTCCTGCAGGCAACGTTGTTTCAAAGGTGACTAATGTCCCCTTCTTTATTCCCTTTGCTATTTCCTCGACCGCAGAATCAATATATTGATAGTAAATTTGTCCATTTTCCCTCGTTAATACTGGTACGATGACCACTACGACCTCAGATTTACTCACTGCATCGGCTGTATTCACAGTAGCTTCTAAAGTTTTAGCTTGATGGGCTTTGGCAACGAGCTCATCTAGTCCAGGCTCATTACTTACATGCGCTATTCCTTGATTTACTTGATCCACCACAAGTTTATTTATATCTGCTCCATATACATGGAAATGTCCGCAATTCGCAAAAATCGCGGCTAAAGGCAGTCCAATTTTACCCAACCCAACAACTGTCACATTCTTCACTCAATCAACCCTTTCAACTCCACTTTATTCCGGACACTCTCCGTTATTTTATGTAGTTTCATTTTCTTTGTGTAAATAAAGCGTCTAAATAGCTCATCAAAATTGGCTTTTACTATAAGCATCATTTTTAAAAATGAATATGATAGATGGACAGACTCTAATATTTATAGTGAATTGAGGTGATTTTTTGACAGAAAAACTAAAAATCTTAATTTTGATCAGGGCGTTCAATAAATCGTTACCAAAACATCAACCAAAATTCGATACGATTAAAGCAATAGAAAAGTATGCGGATGTTCGCTATTGGCATACGAATGGTGACATACATGAAATAATCAAGAAATTGAATTTCACTCCTGATTTTATTCTTCATTACGACCATGCATGGGGGAGCTCTCTAGCACCCGTCATTTCTGGTTTGGGCACGATCAACATCCCAAAAGGGTCGATAGTGATTGATATCCATTACAACCCAACCGATAGGAGAAATTTTTTCACTAAAAATAAAATCGATTTAATCTTTTCAGTAACAAAGTCTCCATTCCTAAAAACCTTCCCTCAATACCAGGAACAGTTCCGATGGTTTCCCTTCGCCATCAATCCTGAGGTATTTAAAGATTGGAATAGTAAGAAGGATATCAACTTTCTACTTATGGGCCAGGTGTTTGACAGAGAACGAAAAAGCAATAATAAGACCAACACGCCACGGGGAAAGTATCCTTTTAGGGAAGAAGTTTTAGTTAAAATGAGGGGAACAGAAGGATTTTTATTTCATCAGCACCCTGGCCATCGGGCAAAACAATCAGCAA comes from the Neobacillus sp. PS2-9 genome and includes:
- a CDS encoding transglutaminaseTgpA domain-containing protein: MKRDIPSFLLNMLGFILLWEWLRPIEKLTNTENIEMFIVFLLISFVISYLNLKWIWQFLIKIVYILFSINQLHYEEGFFHASWVKSFFGDIAYNIGLLFTRQWNDITNEFRSLLFFVLLWLMVYLIHYWLLNRQRIFIFFFMTLVYITVLDTFTPYSAKIAIVRTVVAGFAVMGMLTFSRIIHRENVSYHPSFVRKWMAPLAIMIAVSVLVGIAAPKAAPIWPDPVPYLTANNDKDKKESAGGVHRIGYGTDDSVLGGPFIGDSSPAFQYQANGKTYWKMETKDTYTGKGWLASGSTPISFRQEDLVPVFSYPDTVETIKESVIVRAHVNYKYNYIMYPAGIKKIVKMLPQDPDGNKFFIDTTNERISFFKNDNRPAAPKVFTLAFEKPKYKATDLIKTTSFNPNDMNPEFYKKYTQVPEALPERVKVLAEEITREKSNWFEKAKAVESYFGKTEYSYDQKNVAVPGENDDYVDQFLFDTKRGYCDNFSSSMAIMLRTLGIPTRWVKGYTGGDFLQYSDEDSGEQVYEVTNNNAHSWVEVYFPNQGWVPFEPTKGFSNEIIINYEAVGNSANNPGATPPLAQKPQKEEKEDPNTKKDSESTFNFTKMWENIATAFKSNWKMGVFLLVFLAFIGWILYRIRGKWVPYVVMLRYRFKKKDESIGEAYLILLAQLDRYGLKRKENQTLRNYARYIDTFFSTREMTRLTVHYEQYMYHQHLPKGTWEESYKLWENLIKKTIA
- a CDS encoding MoxR family ATPase produces the protein MNPTIEKILANIEKVMIGKRNVAELSLVALLAEGHVLLEDVPGVGKTMMVRALAKSVNANFRRIQFTPDLLPSDVTGVSIYNPKEMEFQFRPGPLMGNIILADEINRTSPKTQSALLEGMEEASVTIDGVTHKLKKPFFVMATQNPIEYEGTYPLPEAQLDRFLLKMKMGYPELHEEMEVLNRAQKVPPIEDLYPAVDLEGLLNLQREIKDVFVDDSIKRYIVDIVNRTRGHGSVYLGASPRGSIALMKAAQAYAFMFGRDYVLPDDIQYLAPFVLSHRIILKSEAKFEGISAEEVVNRVVARVPVPVQRLVK
- a CDS encoding DUF58 domain-containing protein produces the protein MLFLICLTFSYAMFQGGFVSWFLFYSFLPFSIYCVVISFYSLNELEVTRVLPKSDYNAGEPLKVTVTIKRRNSFPLFYLLVEDHLDDALKYAEKTSSPKALVFPGLKKEFSYQYTINKLPRGEHFFQSFSLRIGDPLGLFEKEKTFTVEGKIVVYPAYTELLYRPFENQYDQGLTASRERVQRDTSMAVGVRDYQPGDRFSWINWKASAKRNVIMTKEFEQRQSHDVFVIMDCVPDQRFEAVVSFTASLLRAVLKKGAQTGLLTFSKERASFPIRGGEQHLQQLFYHLAKIEAKSLRSFEKVLEKEAFFIQQTVSFMLVTAQLTKSLIEKASFLGQRKGSIALFLIKGLKESPSEEERSLIAVANARGIRIVLVHEGNFAAVFSEVTR
- a CDS encoding nucleotide sugar dehydrogenase encodes the protein MKNVTVVGLGKIGLPLAAIFANCGHFHVYGADINKLVVDQVNQGIAHVSNEPGLDELVAKAHQAKTLEATVNTADAVSKSEVVVVIVPVLTRENGQIYYQYIDSAVEEIAKGIKKGTLVTFETTLPAGDTRNRFGKTIEKISGLTMGEDFYLSYSPERVYSNRIIKDLSSYPKVVSGYNKTSLELATDFYKKGLNCEILQVSSLEAAEFTKVAECVYRDVNIALANELAVYANKLDINIMEVIKAANSEPYSNIHLPGVGVGGHCIPVYPYFFINNGMQEGLTTLSRKINDNMAQYAVELTEETIGQLKDKKILILGLSFRGNVKEPTKSSTLLLIEELGEKDAKVFVDDPLFDANEISKYGVIPFSNQQADQIDAIILQAYHDEYQKLDFSDFKNCSLVLDGRNVLNRRDVEKFGMKYLGIGMK
- a CDS encoding glycosyltransferase; translated protein: MTEKLKILILIRAFNKSLPKHQPKFDTIKAIEKYADVRYWHTNGDIHEIIKKLNFTPDFILHYDHAWGSSLAPVISGLGTINIPKGSIVIDIHYNPTDRRNFFTKNKIDLIFSVTKSPFLKTFPQYQEQFRWFPFAINPEVFKDWNSKKDINFLLMGQVFDRERKSNNKTNTPRGKYPFREEVLVKMRGTEGFLFHQHPGHRAKQSAKAYLNQKYAKELNRAKIFFTCGSKYNYPVLKYFEAPACRTLLLAKPVPDLVELGFVDGENFVACNEDNVYETAMYYLENEAERTRIMDNGYHFIHTHHTNDVRAQQFVKYVEDYLAEQGKD
- a CDS encoding glycosyltransferase family 2 protein → MPTISLCMIVKNEEEVLANCLQSVQKICDEIIIVDTGSTDRTKEIAKQFTDKVLDFEWIDDFSAARNYAFSHATMDYILWLDADDVLLPEDQEKFQKLKAGLDSSVDAVSMIYVIDRDEYGNPSFHYRRNRLVKRSKNFKWNGPVHEYLDVGGKIILADIAVEHKKYIKKASTHLSDRNLRIYENRIKKGEDFSPRDLFYYANELRDHKQYEKAIIYYNEFLVGKKGWVEDNIRACLYLADIHARRGEKDEEMDALLKTLAYDVPRPETCCRLGDQFKAKKYYQTAVFWYDIAYQKKKITSGFQNEAYSTWYPHLALCVCHWELGNVEKSIEHNKLAKKYRPNDKQVLFNEKFFNDHMKNKGKK